DNA from Homo sapiens chromosome 1, GRCh38.p14 Primary Assembly:
aatcacttgaactctgggaggcagaggttacagtgagccgagatcacgccactgcactccagcctggacaacagagcaagactctgtctcacacacacacacaaaaatattacatTCTCCTACAGCTCTCAAATGCAGAGCCTGGGTCCATTTGTAGGGCTGGCAGGGTGGAATGAGCGCAGGGTGGAATGAGCACAGGGTCTAAAAGCTACCTGACTGTTATTTCCCTCATGAGGAAACACGTGTCTGACAGGGTTTTCATCTGGTTTAAATATAAGAATGTCAGGCCATGGCAGAACTTAATAGAtgctagatttcttttttttttttttgagatgaagtctcactctgtcacccaggctggtgtgcaatggtgcgatcttggctcactgcaacttctgcctcctgggttcaagtgattctcctgcctcagcctcccaagtagctgggaatacaggcgcccgccaccacacccagctaattttttatttttagtagagatggggtttcaccgtgttggtcatgctggtctcaaactcctgacctcaggcgatttgcccacctcggcctcccaaagtgctgggattacaggcgtgagccaccacacccagcctaagactaatttttatttttttttttgagatggagtctcagtgtcacccaggctggtgtgcagtcgcgcgatctcatctcactgcaacctccacctcccgggttccagcaattgtcctgcctcagcctcctgagtggctgggattacaggcatgcgccaccacgcctggtgaatttttggtatttttagtagatatggggttttgccatgttggtcaggctggtcttgaactactgacctcaggtgattcacctgcctcaggctcccaaagtgttgggattacaggcgtgagccactgcatccagcctagaTGCTACATTTCTAATAAGCTGCTCTgttagctagctagctagctagttgttttgttttgtttagacagggtctcactctgttgcccttaACCtcctgctcaagtgatcctcccacctcagcctccaaagtagctgggaccacagctgtataccaccatgcttggctaatttttattttttgtagagacgggatctaactatgttgcctaggctagtctcgaactcctgggctcaagcgatcctcctgcctcggccttgttggctagattttttttttttttttttgagactcgctttgttgcccagactaaagtactgtggcatgatcttggctcactgcaatctccacctcctgggttcaagcaattctcctgccttacctcccgagtagctgggattacaggtgtgcatcaccaagcccagctaatgtatgtatgtatgtgtatgtatatatataaatttttttttttttttgagttggaatttCACCCTTGtcgtccagtctggagtgcaatggtgccatcttggcccactgcaacctctgcctcccgggttcaagtgattctcctgctcagcctcccaaatagctgggattaggcgcctgccaccaggcccagctaattttctttttgtattttagtagagatggggtttcaccatgttggccaggctggtttcaaactcctgacctcaggtgatccacccgtgtcagcctcccaaagtactgggattataggcatgagccaccacacccagccattatTAGCTAGATCTTAATGGGCCACCATGTTACTGGAAGCCCCAGCAGCACTGGCCATTGCATTTCCACCTTTCCAGGACAGCTGCCCTGTGCCGAGGGTCTAGAGCTGGAACTCATAGGAGCATTCAGGGCAGAGACCCTGGGTCACTGTTGGGAGATACTCTTAGAAGGCAGGGCCTAGATGGtgtaattatttttgtacattatGTGCCTCACCTATATGTGTAGTTAGTTTTCATCAAGGTCATGtcatattgaaaaaaaatgacagctCTGGGCAAAACAACAGATACTTAAAAGCTGTGGAAATCATATGCTGGAATAAGAAGTGAGGAGAGTTCATGGCTGAGAGTTTCCACTTCATCTCCATCATGTTTCTCCTTTCTGCTCTCAGTCACTAACCACTACCCTTAGTGCCAGGCCCTATTATCTCTTGCTTTGTTGCTAAACACCCAATTACATCCACCTTCACCCACAGTGCCACAGGGCATTTAATCAACACAGACTGGATCATGTCATTCCTCTGCCTGCAAAATAAAACACCTAAGCTTCACAATGAAGGCCCTTCTTCAACTGGCCTCAATTTACCTGCCTCATGGTACCACCTCCTACTCCACTGCCATGCAGTGCAGTCTGTGCTTTAATCACATTCAATTATTTCTTCTAGCTGGGATGTACCTCCCCTGCAGCTTCCTCTGTCATCATTTTCCCTTGTCCTTGAAGACCCTGCTCACTCAAACCCTTAGTCCTCCCATAAATCCTTCATTTCTTTGCCCTTTTACCCTAGTTCTTATTAGTCTGCCTCCTGACTTAATGTCATGGGAACACATCTGTCTCTGCTTAAaatacattgtttcatttttcacatCTTTGCCATGGAGGGCAGTAATAAGTAATTGAGAACTACACACGAAGGGACAGAGAGAACCCTGGAGAAATGTTAGGATGAGCAGCAGAAGTCACCTACCTGTCCTTGACTTGCAGCAGGTAGCAGACCAAGCAGTACCCAGCACAACTTTGCACAAAATTGCGCTGTGCACTGAGGAATGCCTCAGTGGTGTAACTGCCGTGCTCCTGTAGGAAGTAATCGAGCAAGGAGAGCTGTGACTGTTTCTTCACCTGATGGATGGACACAGCATTGACCACTGGTTCAATCATGCCACTATCAGCCGAAATCACAAGAATCTTGTATGGCTTGATCCAAAGGGGCACTCGCTCCTGTTCCCAAATGGACTGTGAGGAGACATGGAGGATACAGGACTCTTATCTTTCTCCAAACTAGAGAAGAAGGCTAAAACTCTTCCctttctccagcctctctccttggtAGCATTGAATTCTAAGCCATCAAATGAGTAAGACTCACTTAACCCAGTGAGGACCAGGGAGTTTGGAAAGGAAGTCTAGGGCCTGACAAAGTCAGAAACTACACTCAGGTATGTGGGAAAAGGTATCACCTAAGTAGAAAGCCCAAGACAGGCAGGGAGAACAGGAAACTTCACTATCCCCTCTCAAGCAGGGAGAATGGGAGCTGTAAGttcaaataataagaaaaaagaggccaggtgcggtggcttatgcttgtaatcccagcactctgggagaccaaggagggcggatcacctgaggtcaggagttcaagaccagcctggccaacctcagTAGagagtgaaacctcgtctttactaaaaatacagaaattagccaggcgtggtggtgtatgcctgtaatcccagttactcaggaggctaaggcaggagaatcgcttgaacccaggaggtggaggttgcagtgagccaagattgcaccactgcactccagcctgggcgacagagcgagactctctccgacgaaaaaaaagaaaaaaggaaaggatttaGGTCCAGAGAAGACTTctctggaaaatgaaaatatttatatggtATAAAGAACAGTATTAAACAATTAAGTGGCTTGCAGGTGACCAACCCAGGGGTATCAGAAGATCAATATTTCAGCACACTATAACCTACCTGCTACAGAccaatttgggaagtttttatgttgttttttaaagggGGGAGgaccaaattattattatttaaaaatttgattacaACCAATTGTGTTGGCATTAAAATTAGAGGCATTAAGTTTGAATAATGGATATATGCCAAAAACCAAAAATTGAGTTTGGCAAAAACGGGCAAGGAAGTTTTCCAGTAATTTCAGATTAGAAATCAATTTAGAGAAATGAACCCCATGTTTACAATGATTGTGCCACAGATTTAAACTTCAGTAGTGCATTAGTAAACTGTTCACATTTAGATCTTCACCTTGAGATTTGACAGCTATTTCTTGAAAAAATCTCAGTGCCTTGTATAAATAAATTGGTCTTCCATGTGCCTTAGCACACACTTAACACTAGGAAAAGGTGGGTCACTAAACTTTGCCTCcgcaaaattttctttttggctcACTTCAGTTAGAAATGCTGATTTCttcagccaggagcggtggctcatgcctgtaattccagcactttgggaggtggaggtgggcggatcacctgaggtcgggagttcgagaccagcctggctcacatggagaaaccctatctctactaaaaatacaaaattagccgggcgtggtggcgcatgcctataatcccagctacttgggaaggctgaggcaggagaatcgcttgaacctgggaggcggaggttgtggtgagccgagattgcgccattgcactccagcctgggaaacaagagcagaactccatctcaaaaaaaataaaataaggaaaaaaaaacgcTGATTTCTTCAAATGCATATTTttctcagagacagggtcttgctatgttgctcaggctggagtgcagtggctattcacagtcTCGATCCTGTTACTGATGAGCACGGGAGTTCTGACCTGCTCCATTTCCGACCTGGGCCAGTTCACCCCTCCCTTAGGCAACCTGATGGTCCCCTATTCCtaggaggtcaccatattgatgccgaACTTAGCGCGGACACCCAATTGGCATAGTGGActgcagcccagaactcctgggctcaagacatcctcccacctcagcctcctgactagctgagactacaggcccatgccaggGTGCCAGGACATTTTGGAAGTTTTGATCTAAAAGGCAAACCTAGCACTCTAAAGTTCAGACTTGGAACAGGACAGGTGCAGGTCACAAAAGGGCCAAAAGAGGCCGCTGTGGAGCTGTTCCTATGGCTGTTCTTCCCAGGGGAAAGTTGCACTAGCTTCTCTTTACTCTGCTTTTGTTTTAGACCTTGGCAGGAAGGTGGTCCCCGGCAGAATAATCTGTGTAGTCACCTCCGGTTGGCTGGAGTTGGGCTgagtttccctttctctcctttttttttgagacagagtcttgctctgtcgcccaggctagactgcagtggcacaatctcagctcactgcaacctctgcctcctgggttcaagctattctcctgcctcagcctcccaagtagctgggattacaggtgcccatcactgcacccagctaatttttgtatttttatttttatttttttttttttgagacggagtctcgttctgtcgcccaggctggagtgcagtggtgcaatctccgctcactgcaagctccgcctcccgggctcacgccattctcctgcctcagcctccggagtagctgggactacaggcgcccgccaccacacccggctaattttttgtatttttagtggagacagggtttcaccgtgttagccaggatggtctcgatctcctgacctcgtgatccacccgcctcggcctcccaaagtgctgggattacaggcatgaaccaccacacccggccataatttttgtatttttagtagagacagggtttcaccatcttggccaggctgatcttgaactcccgactttgtaatccacccgcctcggcctcccagagtgctgggattacagccactgtgcctggcctctccttctcttctcttaccTGCAGTTGCTTCAACACCTGAAAGGCCAGAAGCTCTTGCCGAAGGTCATCCCCACACTTGACAATGACTGACAGGAGCCGCCAATTGGGGAGATGGCCGTAGGGGGAGCCCTCTCTGATCCGCCTGTGAAGACAGAAGTAAAGGGTGTCAAAGGTTGATGCCAGGGTGAGGACAAGAGACATGGCTTCCACAAAAAATCCCAAGCAAACGCCCCATAGGGCAAGGACCCAGACAGCCTGGAAGCCTGACAGATTTTTTTGGAGGCTGATGGACAATAAAGTTGGTGCAGTGAGCACTTACAACTGCCTCTGAGCTTTGAGAGGGGTTCAGAGACCCACACCCAACTCACCGTACTTTCTCCTGCCAGGGCTCTTTGAGAGCAACTGCAGAAGGATCTTCTGGGTCTCGTTTGAAGGCTGTCGGGGTATGAGCCAGCTGTTCCGAAAGGCGCCGGCTGGCAGGAAGAAAATACATCATTTGCTTGGAGAAGCTACCCCCAAGCCCCATGCCCAGTCTATACTGACATTTCCTGCACTGTCTCCTGGATTCTGGACACACAAAGATAGGAACCCAGGCTGAAAGGGACTCATGGAAGAAAACATAACCAATGACACCTTTTTGCTAACTGATTGTAATCATGTTAAAATTAAGATTACCAGGCCCTCCATATTCCTCTACCAAGGCTGATTCAGAATGGGTGTGTCTctagaatttgcatttttcttttcttttctttttttttttttttttgagataagaatctcgctgtgtctcccaggctggagtgcagtggcgagatctcggctcactgcaagctccgcctcctgggtccacgccattctcctgcctcagcctcccgagtagctgggactacaggcgcccaccaccacgcccagctaattttttttttgtatttttttggtagagatggggtttcatcgtgttagccaggatggtctcgatctcctgaccttatgatctacccgcctcagcctcccaaagtgttgggattacaggcgtgagccaccgcacccagcctagaatctgcattttcaacaagtcctccttcctccccctggATTCTGACACAGTCGCTTTGAGACCCCACCTTGAGACACACTGCTCAAACTCCTTCCTCTggtgctttcttgtttttttttttttttttttttgagacggagtctcgttctgtcgcccaggctggagtgcagtggtgcgatctcggctcactgcaagctccgcctcccgggttcacgtcattctcctgcctcagcctcccaagtagctgggactacaggcatccgccaccacgcctggctaatttttttgtatttttaatagagacggagtttcaccgtgttagccaggatggtctcgatctcctgacctcgtgatctgcccgcctcggcctcccaaagtgatggggttacaggtgtgagccactatgcccggcccctCTGGTGCTTTCATCCCTTtggagtctttttaaaatttaatttccttctttggTAGCCCAAGTAATTTCTCAACCTACACCTTCATTGCCTCAAGTTTGGTGGCCCCAAACAAGGACAGAATGAAAGAGGGAAAGACACAGGCCAACAACAGATGATTGAGATGGAGAGGAAGGTAACAAAGAGATGGGAAGTTCCTGAAAGAGGGATGAAAAATGAGGGGCAATGTGATCTGGCCATACCGGATGTCccctgctgcaatgaacacaggcTCCTTGCTCTCCTGGCTGGTGATGCTGTCCACAGAGAACTGGGAGATGTTGTCACAGCTGTTGGTATGCACTTCGGGGAGCTGGAGAAAGGGGAGTGCTGGTCAGAAGTGCTAAAGTATAGGTCTCCCGTCTTTCCCCTCCTGCTTGCTTGCTATCACTGCAGCATGCTCATCCCTCTCTTTCAAACTCTGCTTACACACCATGTTGGTTACTGGGACCCCAGGCTGCCCAGAGCAGCATTTCTCAACATGTGAACTACCTGCAGTAGAATTACCCagaatgcagattcccaggccccaccATCAATCTGAATTATAATTACTAGGAATGGGATCTGAAAGTCTgaatttttaacaagttctccaGAAGACTTCCAATGCACTAAAGTTTGCAAACCACTGCCATGACCATTACAGGAGCTCAAAATTTCAGCCTCACTGAGAGTCCCCCAAGGATAGGGATGCGTTCTCCCCTAGGGTCCAAAGCAGACTCTTTGCAGACTAGCTTCTGACAGTTTCTTCAATCTAAGTCATTCAATCTTATCTTCTCATCTCTCTCTAAATACAGAATATTCTACCAGACCCCAAGGCCCATGTCAAGTCTCTTCTGTCCTTCATACCAGAGCATTTCTTCTCAACTCCATTTGTCACCTAGTACACACTGCTTTGTTgtatatctaaatttttttttcttaaatgtctaATTTCTGCAATTGGACTATAAGCTCAAAGACAGAGATTCTGCCTTTTGGCAAAGTGAAACCtggctgtgtgttttttttttttttttttagacggagtttcgctcttgttgcccacgctggagtgcaatggtgtgatctcggctcactgcgacctccgcctcccaggttcaagcgattctcctgcctcagccttctgagtagctgggattacaggcgcgcgccaccatgcctggctaattttttgtatttttagtaggaacggggtttcaccatgttagtcaggctgttcttgaactcctgacctcaggtgatctgcccacctcagcctcccgaagtgctgggattgcaggcgtgagccaccgcgcctggccctggctgtgtttttgttttgttttgttttaagacagagtctcactctgtcacccaggctggagtgcagtgctgtgatctcagctccctgcagcctccgcctcccaggttcaagtgattcttgtgcttcaagAATCActtgcctcccgagtagctgggattacaggcatgttccaccacacctggcttttttttttttttcttttgagacggaattttgcttgtcacccaggctgaagtgcagtggcgtgatcttggttcactgcaacctccgcctcctgggttcgaataattctactgcctcagcctcccgattagctgggattacaggcacatgccaccacgcccggctaatttttgtatttttagtggagacggggtttcaccatgttggccaggctggtctcgaactcctgacctcaggtgatctgctcgccctgtcctcccaaagtgctgggattacaggcgtgcgccaccgcacccggcataatttttctagttttagtggagatggagtttcaccttgttggccaggctggtctcgaaatcctgacttcaagcgatccacccacctcggcctcccaaagtgttgggattacaggtgtgagccactgcgcctggccagctgtGTTAATAGCTCTACACAAAATTCTGCTCTGGCTCTTCATGCCCCAGAATAAAGTTCAAGTTTCTTTCCCCAGCTTACAGGGTCCTTCCTATAGTCTGGTCCATGCCCACGTGTCCAGTCTTATTCTTCACCACTTCTTACCTCACACCTGCACATCACAGCCAGGCAAAATTTCTTTCAATTCCTATAATGGCCCAAGCTCCCTCTTGTCTTCTGGCCTTTGCATGCAGTGTTCCCTCTGTCCAGCACTCTTTGTCCAGCTAATTCCTACCCATGCTTCCAGCCTCAGCTGAGAGATTACTTCCTCCAGGAAATCTCTTGTGATGCCCGCCCCAAGTCTGGTGCTCTTATAATGTCCTATCCTTTCCCCCATGACTTGACTCTCACCACACTACAACTACTTGCTTACTGGCCTTGTTCTCTTTCCAGTTAGGTCATAAATCCCTTGTAGGCAGGGGCCAAGTCTTGTTCACTAGCATACAGCACTCAGGTCTGGCACATAGAAGGCCCTcaataaaaatttcttgaatgaattaatgtatgACTTCTCATCCTCTGCTATTCTATGACAACTTTatgtaggtgttcaataaatattttcattaaatttccCTCACTCCCCTTGGCCTAGAAGCTCctctttacatttaaatctgaATCCTTCACCTGGAAAATGAACTCCACCTGAATCTATTCCAGGCTAGAGTTGTTCAGAGCTTTCCCCATATTACCCCTCACTACCTACACCACTCATTAGGATACTTGCCTTACCCTGCCTTGGGATATGCTGTCTTGTTTCCAATATAGTGAAAGCTCCTGGAGAAAGCTCCTGTGACCCAGCATTACCTCCCTGAAGCCCTCTCACCTCCACTTGCAGCTCGCCTATGTCATCCACCGACCAGGCCTCATCATCGTTGTCATAGTTGGGCACAGTGCTGAAGCTGCCAGCTCGCTGCTCATGGGTAATACCACATTCGGGCAAGTTTTCTACGGACCTCGTACTCCGAATTCGGTTCTCGGGGATCCGGGCAGGGACACTGGTGGTGTCAAAGTTTTCACATTCAAGGACTTCCACATAAATCAGGTAGGGAGCCTGGGGGAAGAGTGAGACAGTATTTGCAACTTACTTCCACCACTAACCCCCAAATCTCAACTCTGTTAGCAAGGTTCTTCCTGCTGTCCTTTCTCCTAGCTCCAGCCTTCATCCAATAGTCCTCTGAAACTATGAACACTATATTTAGGGCAGATACTTGTCCTATGATCACCTATGTAAAGAATTTGTGTGACAGAATCCTTAagtcttcaaaatatttcaactGAGCTCCAAAATGTACAGATGATGTGCTTGGGCCAAACCACTCTAGACTATCAATTACAGGCTGTAAGGGAGGCCTAGATGCCTCTGTGGGCTCGTCCTGAAGACAGGGCCCAGGGAGCTACAGTGGACAAAAAGACTGGGACAAAGCTGGGCACTGTCCCAAGGAGTGTCCCAAACTTCAGTATTTCCTTTGAAAGAAgaatatgggccgggcgcggtggctcacgcctgtaatcctagcactttggggggccgaggcgggtggatcatgaggtcaggagttcaagaccagcctggccaagatggcgaaaccccgtcgctactaaaactacaaaaattagccgggtgtggtggcaggcgcctgtaatcccagctactcaggaggctaaggcaggagaatcgcttgaacctgggttgcggaggttgcagtaagccaagattgtgccactgcactccagcctccgcaatagagtgagactccatctcaaaaaaaaaagaagaatctgaacCATGAATACTCATTCCAGTCAGCACACAAATTCAGCTaattctctccagtgtgaattggGCATCCTTCTCTCCTTTTGTCGGCTCATTCTGATCAGAAAAGGtcttagaaacaaaatatttctctatCCTTATGGTTGCTGTATCTGGAAAGCCCAAGAGTTATAGAAAGGCTGGAGAAAAGCTACCAAAATGACCATAAGGTGGGGTGAAGAGCAATTCTCCTAAGATACAGCAAGAAGGAAGCTAAAAAGATTAGGTTTCTTTGGTCCAGAAAAACAAAGCCCAAAAAGGGATACAGGGGGGCTCTCAAAATCACAATCGCACTGAGACAGAGTCATGGTTGACATATGCATCATGAACTATGAAGGGAGTCTAGGATGTTGGTGAGGGCCTCACTGGTCATACACGCAAACTCTGAACAACCATGGGTGAAGAGTCACGTCCAGGGTAGGGGTTTGGGCCAGAACCCATCTACCTTGTCCTTGGAGTTGAGGACAACAGCCTGTGTGTGGGGTACACGGACCACGTGGTGGTCAAAGCCAGCAGTGGGCAGCCAGACTCGGGCAGGGAGCTTATGGTTGAGCAGGGAGAGCTCTGAGATCAGCCTCTGTGTTTTCTGCTCTTTGGTGGGGAGCGTGGCCAGCCGCTTGCCGATCGCCATCAGGGACTTGATGAATTCTCTCTCAGGAGCCAGTCGAACAGGCTACAGGGGTTTGGGGTAAGACAAAAGATGGTGAAGAAACCATAGAATACAATGGCACACCCACTCAGTCACTCCTGGCCATGCAGGCCGGGGACCCCACTATCTGGAGAACTCCAGGAAAGCAGCTGCTTTTTAGTCTTAGTAGGAGCTTCCACCCACCCTTCACAACTTGAATTGAGAATAGCCAGCACATTCCTTCCCTATAGGCTATCCCTTGAGGGTAAGGGAGGCCATGAGTCCAGGTAACTGGGATGCACTCCTCTTCTCCTGGACTTGGGTTCCTTAAGGACTGTACCAAGGCTTCAGAGTGAGCAGGGGGACATCTGGATAGGTTAGCCAGGGCCACAGAGAGAAGAGCTGCTTACACCTGAATTGTTTCACCCTTTTCAAGAACAGGGTTGTCCTTCTCCCCATCTGGATCCTTGGGCTAGATCTCTGCCGAGGGGCTCCGTCAAGTCCCGCAAGGCTAGAGAAGGGAGCCCCACATCATTTCCACTTTCAAAGAGGGAAGATGCTCGTCATTCAAATTACTTCTGTTGATTTCCATGGTATCCCCCTGTCCGTCCCACAATCTCTTACCAGGCGTCAATGCACATGCAGGGGATGGAAAGAGGATGAGCCGATGAGCAGACTTTGCATTaatcaaggagaaagaaaaagcagatggAAGGAGGTAGGTAGATGGAGAAAGCAACAGCTCCTTTTAGCCCTTGATGATGGCCCTGAAGGCCTGTCTCTTTTAGTGACTCCTCTTTGGGTCCTCTTCCCCTACCTCTCAGTGACTAGGTTCCTCATATTAATTCCCTGCTGTGAGTTTGGCTCCTTGTGCTGGGCAATTCAGTCATCCTCAGAAAGAGCAAAGTTGGTCTTGGAATTAAGGTGCAGGTGGGGAAAAAGAGGGACTCAGCTAGACACGAAGAAAGGCTCTCTTCCCAGTCTAAGCCCTTCTACCGTAAGGGGCATTTTATCAAGACAGCCACCCAACTCCCCATCCCATCTCCCCTCCTTTGTAGAAACAGCATTTGACTCACCAagcctttctctccctttccgtGTGTCTTGCTTAGTTTCTGGATTGAGAGAATTTCTATCCTTGCTCCCTCGAACTCTAAAAGagcttcttttgaaaactggGGAGTATCAGGCCTACCTCTACATGTGCAACAGTGCCAGGATTCAAAGGAAAAGCtcattccagcctctgcctcttgggagATGGTTCAGAGTGCCACATAGGGACTGAAAGAGGGTGTCTGAATCCTTCAGGAATGCTTTAAGTGACATTGttgaaaagagataaagaaaaggaaaacaatggaATTGGGTTTCTAAGGTCCCTGGAAATATCCTGGGGGtctaatagagaaagaaaataagaggaaattTGAAGACTCACTTCTTCCTTCATCTGAATCCACTCAGATGGCAACTGATCTCTGTCCCAAGGACCCTCTACCCCACCCAATTCATAATCATCTCAGATTAGAAAAGGCAGAATTCCTTCCCATTCTCAAATCAGCATTTGGGTTAGGGGCCCCTAAGTTACGTGAGCATGTTAGAAATGTGACCCCAGGCCTCAAGAGAGAGGCTCTGCCACATGAGAGGAGATAGGAATCATGACTGAAAGGGGATTAGCACAGAACAGAGAAAACTGATTTGATAGacaaatcaaatagaaaatataaaaaaaatcagccaaactCCCAGAGGTCCTGCATTTCCTCTCACGTCTTTGCCCAGCAACAAGGTCCAAGACCCTGTGGGACCAAAGGGTCAGGGGTTAGTCCAGAGGGAACAAGAAAGGAGAGGGGATTAAGGAACATCCTGGGCAGTGAGCTGGGAAAAGGGAAGAACTCAGACCTGGAAAAAATGTGG
Protein-coding regions in this window:
- the PI4KB gene encoding phosphatidylinositol 4-kinase beta isoform 3 (isoform 3 is encoded by transcript variant 4) codes for the protein MAIGKRLATLPTKEQKTQRLISELSLLNHKLPARVWLPTAGFDHHVVRVPHTQAVVLNSKDKAPYLIYVEVLECENFDTTSVPARIPENRIRSTRSVENLPECGITHEQRAGSFSTVPNYDNDDEAWSVDDIGELQVELPEVHTNSCDNISQFSVDSITSQESKEPVFIAAGDIRRRLSEQLAHTPTAFKRDPEDPSAVALKEPWQEKVRRIREGSPYGHLPNWRLLSVIVKCGDDLRQELLAFQVLKQLQSIWEQERVPLWIKPYKILVISADSGMIEPVVNAVSIHQVKKQSQLSLLDYFLQEHGSYTTEAFLSAQRNFVQSCAGYCLVCYLLQVKDRHNGNILLDAEGHIIHIDFGFILSSSPRNLGFETSAFKLTTEFVDVMGGLDGDMFNYYKMLMLQGLIAARKHMDKVVQIVEIMQQGSQLPCFHGSSTIRNLKERFHMSMTEEQLQLLVEQMVDGSMRSITTKLYDGFQYLTNGIM
- the PI4KB gene encoding phosphatidylinositol 4-kinase beta isoform X3, which produces MAIGKRLATLPTKEQKTQRLISELSLLNHKLPARVWLPTAGFDHHVVRVPHTQAVVLNSKDKAPYLIYVEVLECENFDTTSVPARIPENRIRSTRSVENLPECGITHEQRAGSFSTVPNYDNDDEAWSVDDIGELQVELPEVHTNSCDNISQFSVDSITSQESKEPVFIAAGDIRRRLSEQLAHTPTAFKRDPEDPSAVALKEPWQEKVRRIREGSPYGHLPNWRLLSVIVKCGDDLRQELLAFQVLKQLQSIWEQERVPLWIKPYKILVISADSGMIEPVVNAVSIHQVKKQSQLSLLDYFLQEHGSYTTEAFLSAQRNFVQSCAGYCLVCYLLQVKDRHNGNILLDAEGHIIHIDFGFILSSSPRNLGFETSAFKLTTEFVDVMGGLDGDMFNYYKMLMLQGLIAARKHMDKVVQIVEIMQQGCRRCSGSSPSGPMMTVAQVICSQLPCFHGSSTIRNLKERFHMSMTEEQLQLLVEQMVDGSMRSITTKLYDGFQYLTNGIM